The proteins below are encoded in one region of Sporosarcina sp. FSL K6-1508:
- a CDS encoding YojF family protein → MELVKPDHLQELITSFANKDVYIHLETTNGSYAAHFNENVFNAGAFIRNIVIKFELGKVAGDSPHRIGLKLPSGWIYAQGITHYKLDEHGRLLMAGLDAEGKLAVALEISETPFTY, encoded by the coding sequence ATGGAATTAGTAAAACCAGATCATTTACAAGAACTCATAACTTCTTTCGCGAACAAAGACGTGTACATCCATCTCGAAACGACGAACGGTTCCTATGCCGCTCATTTCAATGAAAATGTATTTAACGCGGGTGCATTCATCCGCAATATCGTCATCAAATTCGAACTTGGAAAAGTAGCCGGCGACTCGCCTCACCGTATCGGTCTGAAACTTCCATCCGGTTGGATTTACGCGCAGGGTATCACACATTATAAACTCGATGAACACGGGCGTCTGCTTATGGCAGGACTCGATGCGGAAGGTAAACTTGCAGTCGCACTTGAAATCAGCGAGACACCGTTCACATATTAA
- a CDS encoding glycine C-acetyltransferase — protein sequence MSKVLNAFLQENLNELRDQGLYNEIDPIEGPNGPIIKIKGKDLINLSSNNYLGLATDEDLKKLAIAATEKYGVGAGAVRTINGTLDIHVKLEKKLAEFKGTEAAISYQSGFNCNMAAISAVMTKKDAILSDELNHASIIDGCRLSGAKVIRVKHQDMDDLRAKAKEATESGLYEKVMYITDGVFSMDGNIANLPGAVKIAKEFDLITYVDDAHGSGVTGKGKGTVKHFGLEKEIDLQMGTLSKAIGVVGGYVAGTQELIDWLKVRSRPFLFSTALPAGDVAAIMGALDKISESTELHDQLWENGNYLKAGLKELGFNIGASETPITPCIIGEEKLTQQFSKRLAEEGVYAKSIVFPTVAKGKGRVRNMPTAAHTKEMLDEALKIYEKVGKELNVIS from the coding sequence TTGTCAAAAGTACTTAATGCATTTTTGCAGGAAAACTTAAATGAACTTCGCGATCAAGGACTTTACAACGAAATTGACCCTATTGAAGGTCCAAACGGCCCGATCATTAAAATTAAAGGCAAAGACCTTATCAACTTGTCTTCAAATAACTATCTGGGCCTTGCGACAGATGAAGATTTGAAAAAGCTGGCAATTGCCGCAACTGAAAAATATGGCGTCGGAGCAGGCGCAGTTCGTACGATTAACGGAACGCTAGATATCCACGTTAAGTTAGAAAAAAAACTTGCCGAATTCAAAGGAACAGAAGCGGCGATTTCTTACCAATCGGGCTTCAACTGTAATATGGCAGCAATATCTGCAGTCATGACTAAAAAAGATGCAATTCTATCAGATGAATTAAATCATGCTTCTATCATCGACGGCTGCCGCCTTTCGGGTGCGAAAGTTATTCGTGTCAAACACCAAGACATGGATGACCTTCGTGCAAAAGCGAAAGAAGCGACGGAATCCGGCCTTTACGAAAAAGTGATGTATATTACGGACGGCGTCTTCTCGATGGACGGCAATATCGCCAACCTCCCCGGAGCCGTGAAAATCGCGAAGGAATTCGATTTGATCACGTATGTTGATGATGCGCACGGTTCAGGTGTCACCGGCAAAGGTAAAGGGACCGTCAAGCATTTCGGTCTTGAAAAAGAAATCGACCTTCAAATGGGGACACTGTCGAAAGCAATCGGCGTCGTCGGCGGCTACGTTGCAGGCACACAGGAATTAATCGACTGGCTAAAAGTCCGTTCACGTCCATTCCTATTCTCCACAGCTCTTCCTGCAGGAGACGTCGCCGCAATTATGGGTGCACTGGACAAGATATCCGAATCCACAGAACTGCACGATCAACTCTGGGAAAACGGCAATTACTTGAAGGCCGGACTTAAGGAATTAGGCTTCAATATCGGCGCTTCTGAAACGCCAATCACGCCTTGCATCATCGGCGAAGAGAAGTTGACACAGCAATTTTCTAAACGTCTTGCGGAAGAAGGCGTCTACGCCAAGTCAATCGTCTTCCCGACAGTCGCCAAAGGAAAAGGTCGTGTCCGCAACATGCCAACCGCAGCCCATACAAAAGAAATGCTCGACGAAGCCCTGAAAATCTACGAAAAAGTCGGCAAAGAACTAAATGTAATTTCATAA
- the bshB2 gene encoding bacillithiol biosynthesis deacetylase BshB2, giving the protein MKKERHVLVIFPHPDDEAFGVSGTISSYRDMGVPVTYACLTLGEMGRNLGNPPFANRETLPQIRKEELQKACAAMGIDDLRMMGFRDKTVEFEDDEKMVKLVSDLIEETNPSLVISFYPGLAVHPDHDATARAVVRAIRRMPETERPALYTLAFANNTAEVLGEPDVIHDVTANADKKIATLNAHASQTVWMMKEMEVKWAAKDPEALKWLNYERFYTYKWDRDFE; this is encoded by the coding sequence ATTAAGAAAGAACGTCACGTACTTGTCATATTCCCCCACCCTGATGATGAAGCATTCGGCGTCTCGGGCACTATTTCTTCTTACCGGGATATGGGCGTACCGGTCACATACGCCTGTTTAACATTGGGTGAAATGGGACGAAACTTAGGCAATCCGCCTTTCGCGAACCGCGAGACATTGCCTCAAATACGAAAAGAAGAACTTCAAAAAGCATGTGCTGCAATGGGGATCGATGATCTGCGCATGATGGGATTCAGGGATAAAACAGTCGAATTCGAAGATGATGAAAAAATGGTGAAACTCGTTTCAGATTTAATCGAAGAAACGAATCCTTCACTTGTCATCTCATTCTATCCAGGTCTTGCTGTCCACCCTGACCACGATGCAACTGCACGCGCAGTTGTGCGTGCAATCCGAAGAATGCCGGAAACAGAACGCCCGGCGCTTTACACACTCGCCTTCGCGAATAATACAGCTGAAGTCCTGGGTGAGCCCGATGTCATTCACGATGTTACAGCTAACGCCGATAAAAAAATCGCAACGCTGAATGCTCACGCGTCTCAGACCGTTTGGATGATGAAAGAGATGGAAGTAAAGTGGGCAGCGAAAGATCCTGAAGCGCTTAAATGGCTAAATTACGAGCGTTTTTATACGTATAAGTGGGATCGGGATTTTGAGTAA
- a CDS encoding NADPH-dependent FMN reductase: protein MKVLFVDGTIIGSKTGAVLETVKDYIEETGCGYELEMLSLADYTHQFVDGRPLGEYNDDMQKLVAKFKEADGYIVATPIFQGSIPGVLKNAFDMLHPHTMRYKPVSIVANGGTYQHHLVIENQLKPILDYFRCLVTPNYVYTHMSHFDQDNTITDDDVHNRLRELARVFVKYAEMSKDLSKKALDEE, encoded by the coding sequence TTGAAAGTTTTGTTTGTGGACGGGACCATTATCGGCAGCAAAACAGGCGCTGTTCTTGAAACCGTAAAGGATTATATAGAAGAAACCGGTTGTGGATATGAGCTGGAAATGTTGAGCTTGGCGGATTATACCCATCAATTTGTTGATGGACGGCCGCTGGGTGAATACAACGACGACATGCAAAAACTCGTGGCGAAATTTAAGGAAGCGGACGGCTATATAGTGGCAACCCCTATCTTCCAAGGATCCATTCCGGGCGTGCTGAAAAACGCATTTGACATGCTCCATCCGCACACGATGCGCTACAAACCGGTGTCAATCGTCGCAAACGGCGGTACATACCAGCATCATCTTGTCATCGAGAACCAGCTGAAACCAATCTTGGACTACTTCCGTTGCCTCGTGACACCGAATTATGTCTATACACATATGAGCCATTTTGACCAAGACAACACCATCACTGACGATGATGTACACAATCGATTGCGTGAGCTTGCAAGGGTTTTCGTGAAGTATGCGGAAATGAGTAAGGATCTATCAAAGAAAGCATTGGACGAGGAATAA
- the ybaK gene encoding Cys-tRNA(Pro) deacylase, with translation MKKQGKQIKTNAVRILDGENIAYDLMEYDVNDGMVDGISVAEKTGQAVETVYKTLATIAGPREIIVFLVPVAGELDLKKAAKVAEVKKLEMLPLKDLTKETGYVRGGCSAVGMKKKYPTFIDKSAESLDKMIVSAGKPGLQMRLVPSELAKVTDASFYDIVKSW, from the coding sequence ATGAAAAAGCAAGGTAAGCAGATAAAAACGAATGCAGTGCGGATTTTAGATGGGGAAAATATAGCTTATGATCTGATGGAATATGATGTAAACGACGGAATGGTGGACGGCATTTCCGTCGCAGAAAAAACGGGGCAGGCAGTGGAGACGGTTTATAAGACCCTCGCGACGATTGCCGGTCCGCGAGAAATTATTGTGTTTTTAGTGCCGGTGGCTGGAGAACTTGACTTGAAAAAGGCGGCAAAAGTTGCCGAGGTGAAAAAGCTTGAAATGCTTCCATTAAAGGATTTGACGAAGGAGACAGGCTATGTCCGCGGAGGCTGTTCAGCTGTCGGGATGAAGAAGAAATACCCGACATTCATTGACAAGTCAGCAGAAAGTCTAGACAAAATGATCGTCAGCGCAGGGAAGCCTGGCTTGCAGATGAGACTTGTACCAAGCGAACTAGCGAAAGTGACAGACGCATCTTTTTATGACATTGTGAAAAGTTGGTAG
- a CDS encoding L-threonine 3-dehydrogenase, which produces MKKIMVTGALGQIGSELITKLRSEYGTENVLATDIRRMDSATEGPFEVLDVTNATDMHTLAKDFGADTMMHMAALLSAKAEDEPLFAWNLNMGGLMNALEVSRELDMQFFTPSSIGAFGPSTPKKDTPQDTLQRPTTMYGVNKVAGELLCDYYFHKFGLDTRGVRFPGLISYVAQPGGGTTDYAVDIYYKALEEGKYTSYIAEGTRMDMMYMPDALQAIVDLMEADSTKLIHRNAFNVTAMSFEPSQIAASIKKQIPTFEIAYDVDPVRQAIADSWPDSIDPTAAINEWGFKANYDLDKMTVDMLSKLKIKLNA; this is translated from the coding sequence ATGAAGAAAATCATGGTAACTGGAGCTTTAGGTCAAATCGGTTCAGAATTAATTACAAAGCTTCGCTCAGAATATGGTACGGAAAATGTATTGGCAACGGATATACGGCGCATGGATTCAGCAACAGAAGGGCCATTTGAGGTCCTTGATGTGACGAATGCAACTGACATGCATACGCTTGCGAAGGATTTTGGTGCGGATACAATGATGCACATGGCGGCATTGTTATCTGCAAAGGCAGAAGATGAACCGCTGTTTGCGTGGAATCTTAATATGGGCGGGCTTATGAACGCACTTGAGGTGTCGCGTGAACTGGATATGCAGTTTTTCACGCCGAGTTCAATCGGGGCATTTGGACCGTCAACACCGAAAAAAGATACACCGCAAGATACTTTGCAACGACCGACAACCATGTATGGCGTCAATAAAGTCGCGGGTGAATTACTCTGCGATTACTATTTTCACAAATTTGGACTCGATACACGTGGTGTCCGGTTCCCAGGACTGATTTCATATGTGGCACAACCGGGCGGCGGAACGACAGACTATGCGGTCGACATTTATTACAAAGCGCTTGAAGAAGGCAAGTACACTTCCTATATTGCAGAAGGAACACGCATGGATATGATGTATATGCCCGATGCGTTACAAGCGATTGTTGATTTAATGGAAGCAGATTCTACAAAACTGATTCACCGTAATGCATTTAATGTAACAGCGATGAGTTTTGAACCGTCTCAAATTGCAGCATCCATTAAAAAACAGATCCCTACATTTGAGATTGCTTATGACGTAGATCCAGTACGCCAAGCGATTGCCGATAGCTGGCCAGATTCCATAGATCCGACAGCCGCTATAAACGAATGGGGATTCAAAGCGAACTACGATTTGGATAAAATGACAGTGGACATGCTGTCAAAACTGAAAATAAAATTGAATGCCTAA
- a CDS encoding DNA topoisomerase III, with protein MSKSLVLAEKPSVARDIARVLGCNKKGNGFLEGTNYIVTWALGHLVTHADPEGYGSEFKEWKLEPLPIIPAPFKLVPIRQTMKQFNAVKAQLLRNDVKDVIIATDAGREGELVARWILEKAKVRKPVKRLWISSVTDKAIKDGFNNLKDGRAYENLYQAAVARAEADWVVGINATRALTVKYNAQLSTGRVQTPTLAMIAERENQIRNFKPKSFYGMQALTETAKFTWHDKAGQTQSFDKETIEKLIGKIDGVHAGKVTDVKTTPKSQPAPHLFDLTELQKEAHRRWSWSAKETLSTLQNLYERHKAVTYPRTDSKHLTSDMESTLKERIKAVDIGPYRKATSTLLRAGTIKPQKGVVDDKRVSDHHAIIPTEETPILQNLSDKEQRLYDLIVKRFLAVFFGPFRYDQVTAELAVGGETFKAKGRTVTDEGWKKVYSTEEEETDTDTLPSFSKGEEVKIQAIVMTNGQTKPPARFNEGTLLAAMENPSQFMQGESKDLIKTIGETGGLGTVATRADVIERLFNSFVMEKKGNDIYTTSKGRQLLELVPEDLKSPALTAEWEQGLTKIANGQMKKEQFMKEMIGFSKQTVTEIKTDDKKYKHDNVTGKACPDCGKLLLEVNGKRGKMLVCQDRECGHRKNVSMLTNARCPVCKKKLEMRGEGDGRIFVCKCGHREKLSAFEKRRENSGGKKADKRDVQKYMKKQGKPEELENTAMADALKKLFDK; from the coding sequence ATGTCCAAATCACTTGTATTAGCTGAAAAACCATCCGTAGCACGCGATATTGCGCGGGTGCTCGGCTGTAATAAAAAAGGGAACGGATTCCTTGAAGGAACAAATTATATCGTCACATGGGCGCTTGGCCATCTCGTGACACATGCGGATCCAGAAGGCTATGGTTCGGAATTCAAGGAGTGGAAGCTCGAGCCTCTGCCAATCATTCCGGCACCTTTCAAACTGGTACCCATCCGCCAGACGATGAAACAATTCAATGCCGTTAAAGCGCAACTTCTACGCAATGATGTGAAAGACGTCATTATCGCGACAGATGCGGGGCGTGAAGGGGAACTTGTGGCCCGCTGGATTTTGGAAAAGGCGAAAGTTCGTAAACCTGTTAAACGGCTGTGGATTTCATCGGTCACCGACAAAGCGATTAAAGACGGTTTCAATAATTTGAAAGACGGCCGTGCATATGAAAACTTATACCAAGCGGCAGTAGCCCGGGCGGAAGCGGACTGGGTTGTCGGTATTAATGCGACGCGTGCACTGACGGTAAAGTATAACGCCCAACTTTCAACGGGTCGTGTTCAAACACCGACACTTGCAATGATTGCAGAGCGTGAGAATCAGATCCGTAATTTTAAGCCAAAATCATTCTACGGTATGCAAGCGTTGACGGAAACTGCGAAGTTCACTTGGCATGATAAAGCCGGGCAAACACAGTCATTCGATAAAGAAACAATCGAGAAGTTGATTGGGAAAATTGACGGGGTTCATGCCGGAAAAGTGACTGACGTGAAAACGACGCCAAAGTCACAGCCGGCACCGCATTTATTCGATTTGACGGAGCTCCAAAAAGAAGCGCACCGCCGCTGGTCTTGGTCAGCGAAGGAGACGCTGTCGACGCTGCAAAATTTATATGAGCGCCATAAAGCAGTGACGTATCCGCGTACCGATTCAAAGCATTTAACATCGGATATGGAAAGTACGCTGAAAGAGCGCATTAAAGCCGTGGATATCGGTCCATACCGCAAGGCAACAAGTACACTTCTGCGTGCTGGAACCATAAAGCCGCAAAAAGGTGTCGTTGACGATAAGCGTGTATCAGATCACCATGCCATTATCCCTACTGAAGAAACACCGATTCTTCAAAACTTATCTGATAAAGAGCAGCGTCTATATGATTTAATCGTCAAGCGTTTTCTGGCTGTCTTCTTCGGCCCGTTTCGTTATGACCAAGTGACTGCCGAGCTCGCTGTTGGCGGGGAAACATTCAAAGCAAAAGGCCGTACTGTTACGGATGAAGGCTGGAAGAAAGTTTATTCAACCGAGGAAGAAGAGACAGATACGGATACTCTGCCTTCATTTTCTAAGGGAGAAGAAGTGAAAATCCAGGCAATCGTCATGACGAATGGTCAAACGAAACCGCCTGCCCGTTTCAATGAAGGGACATTGCTCGCTGCGATGGAAAATCCTTCACAGTTCATGCAAGGGGAATCCAAAGATCTTATCAAAACAATTGGTGAAACCGGAGGACTTGGAACAGTTGCAACACGTGCCGATGTCATCGAGCGGCTCTTCAACTCATTTGTTATGGAGAAAAAAGGAAATGATATTTATACGACGTCTAAAGGGCGCCAACTACTTGAACTCGTGCCGGAAGACTTGAAGTCACCCGCACTGACCGCAGAATGGGAACAAGGGCTGACAAAAATTGCGAATGGACAGATGAAAAAAGAGCAATTCATGAAAGAGATGATTGGCTTTTCCAAGCAGACCGTTACTGAAATTAAAACAGATGATAAAAAATATAAACATGATAATGTCACAGGAAAAGCATGTCCAGACTGCGGTAAGCTTTTATTGGAAGTCAATGGTAAGCGCGGCAAGATGCTTGTCTGTCAGGACCGAGAGTGCGGCCACCGAAAAAATGTCTCGATGCTAACAAATGCAAGATGTCCAGTTTGTAAAAAGAAATTGGAGATGCGTGGAGAAGGCGACGGACGGATTTTCGTTTGTAAATGCGGCCACCGTGAGAAGTTATCGGCATTTGAGAAACGCAGAGAGAACTCGGGCGGAAAAAAAGCAGACAAACGCGATGTTCAAAAATACATGAAAAAACAGGGTAAACCGGAAGAGCTGGAGAATACGGCGATGGCAGATGCGCTAAAGAAACTATTCGATAAGTAA
- a CDS encoding YczE/YyaS/YitT family protein codes for MRKILVWRWAFFLIGMMILSLGISMTIKGQKLGIGPWDVLHVGLYKNFGLTIGTWGIITGFIIIISTAAVLKEWPQIGTWLNMILIGLFIDLFNWLLPDITSMGAQLLIFSAGVIVMGYGVGIYISPNIGAGPRDSLMLVLVKKTGASVKKIRTTLEVVVAIVGWIFGGPIGIGTVLIALFLGQIVHYTLPQCQKFLLKLIGAENESTLY; via the coding sequence ATGAGAAAGATATTAGTATGGAGATGGGCATTTTTTTTGATAGGAATGATGATCCTCTCCCTTGGCATTTCAATGACGATTAAAGGTCAGAAGCTTGGCATCGGCCCGTGGGATGTACTACATGTCGGGTTATACAAAAACTTCGGCTTGACGATTGGCACATGGGGAATTATTACGGGATTCATTATTATCATTTCAACTGCCGCTGTCTTGAAAGAATGGCCGCAGATTGGAACGTGGCTAAATATGATTTTGATTGGACTTTTTATCGATTTGTTCAATTGGTTGCTTCCGGATATCACGTCTATGGGTGCTCAATTACTTATTTTTTCAGCGGGTGTAATTGTGATGGGATACGGTGTCGGGATTTATATTTCGCCGAATATCGGTGCAGGTCCGCGGGATAGTCTTATGCTTGTCCTTGTTAAAAAAACGGGAGCGAGCGTGAAAAAAATTCGGACGACTCTTGAAGTCGTTGTTGCAATTGTAGGGTGGATTTTCGGCGGACCGATTGGGATTGGGACAGTCCTAATCGCATTATTTTTAGGACAGATCGTCCATTATACATTGCCGCAATGCCAGAAGTTTTTGTTGAAATTGATTGGCGCGGAGAATGAATCGACATTATATTAA
- a CDS encoding YjiH family protein gives MKKFALSTWFYFLVPSILGILLFMVPMKYAGDWKIPIAIFADLLSTSIAPVMPWVATVTLIIAALGSIVFLGISKDRVKPSFITNLFKVSLFWTIVRIIGAILALLTVLQVGPKAVWSENTGGLLLSETGLVTFLFTIFLFAGILLPLLLNFGLLEFFGTMMVKIMRPVFKIPGRSSIDALTSWIGDGTIGVLLTSKQYEEGFYTKKEAAIIGTTFSVVSITFSIIIIEEVGLGSYFLPFYGTVVLTGLVLAFIMPRIYPLSKKKEEYIDGRPFTGDEEKLPEGYNSFTHGLENALITANKNRSMVKTFSEGLKNVLDMWVGVIPVVMAFGTIALILAEYTSVFTILGKPFVPILSILGIPEAAEAAQLMVVGFTDMFLPVILANGLITSELTLFVVATVSVTQLIFMAEVGGLLLGSKIPVNFFELVVIFLLRTVISLPIIAGVAHLLF, from the coding sequence ATGAAAAAGTTCGCGTTATCCACATGGTTCTATTTTTTAGTTCCGTCGATTCTCGGTATTCTGTTGTTCATGGTGCCGATGAAGTATGCCGGAGACTGGAAAATACCAATTGCCATATTTGCAGATTTACTATCAACTTCTATTGCTCCGGTCATGCCTTGGGTTGCTACGGTTACGCTAATTATCGCGGCACTCGGTTCGATTGTATTTCTGGGCATTTCAAAGGACCGGGTAAAACCGTCTTTTATAACAAACTTATTTAAAGTGTCACTCTTCTGGACAATCGTTCGGATTATCGGAGCTATTTTAGCTTTACTTACGGTTCTTCAAGTGGGTCCGAAAGCAGTTTGGAGTGAAAATACAGGTGGACTTCTATTAAGTGAAACCGGACTTGTTACATTCCTGTTTACAATCTTTTTATTCGCAGGAATCCTTTTGCCGCTTCTTCTGAATTTCGGATTACTCGAATTTTTCGGGACGATGATGGTGAAGATCATGCGCCCCGTATTCAAAATACCAGGCCGTTCTTCAATCGATGCACTGACATCCTGGATTGGAGATGGAACAATTGGTGTCTTGCTGACAAGTAAACAGTATGAAGAGGGTTTTTATACGAAAAAAGAAGCAGCGATTATCGGGACAACTTTCTCTGTTGTGTCGATCACCTTTTCGATTATCATTATTGAAGAAGTGGGACTCGGCTCTTATTTCCTGCCATTTTACGGCACAGTCGTTTTAACGGGACTTGTCCTTGCATTCATTATGCCGCGGATTTATCCTCTTTCAAAAAAGAAGGAAGAATACATAGATGGCAGGCCATTTACAGGTGATGAGGAGAAATTACCAGAAGGATACAACTCCTTCACACACGGTCTTGAAAATGCATTAATAACTGCAAATAAAAACCGTTCAATGGTTAAAACATTTTCAGAAGGTCTGAAAAATGTCCTTGATATGTGGGTTGGTGTTATCCCGGTTGTTATGGCCTTCGGGACGATTGCACTGATTCTGGCAGAGTATACAAGTGTCTTCACGATTTTAGGGAAACCGTTTGTACCGATTCTGTCTATCCTCGGTATACCTGAGGCGGCAGAGGCAGCACAACTTATGGTTGTTGGATTCACGGACATGTTCCTTCCAGTAATCCTTGCAAATGGTCTAATTACATCTGAGTTGACCTTGTTCGTTGTTGCCACTGTTTCAGTAACACAACTCATTTTCATGGCAGAAGTTGGGGGACTTCTGCTAGGCTCAAAGATTCCGGTAAACTTTTTTGAACTTGTTGTTATTTTCCTCTTGCGTACGGTGATTTCATTGCCGATTATCGCGGGGGTAGCACATTTGTTATTTTAA